The Miscanthus floridulus cultivar M001 unplaced genomic scaffold, ASM1932011v1 fs_248_1_2, whole genome shotgun sequence nucleotide sequence AGGCACGCTCCCATTTggggatttttttatttttttatgaacGGCCAAAAACAATAAATACTGCTGATGCTGTCAATAGCATTGCCAAAATTACACCCAGAGCTGACAAAGAAACACAATTAAAGTTTTGACACTGTGTACTAATCTCTTCTAGCTAATTTAGTAATCGACAATATAAAAGCATAACAAGGTCGACTTGCGGGTAAGTTCTTGAGTTTGCATAGAAATTTGTAATTCCCAATAGTGTGTACCTGCATGTAAATGTTGAAGAATTCATTCCTCCTTAGTTTGGGTTACTGTTAAGCAAGGTGACAGTATGATGTCAAGCTGTATACGTGAGCACCAGTGCAACTAGGATACATGGCATTTCATGCCCATATGTTAAAAACGAAATGGCAGTTTGTCAGTGATGAGTTCACAGTAAATTTCGGGCGTCATGGCAATAGACAAATTCTATAAGCATCCTAGTAGCCCTCATCAGGCGTGCAGCATTGAAGCCAAATTGGCATGGAAAATGGACATTCCAAGCGCTAACTCTATCCCTAGACTGCAATCTGAGCAAAAACCAGTCTAGAAATCAACAGCAGGTAATCTGCGCTTTGCTGACCAATCCCGCCACATTGCAGGCAGCAACACTTGTCGCCCAAGCAGCGAGGCTACGGCCTAAGTTTACCTCGCAGACACACTGAGAAACGAAGCAAAAGCATGTAGAGCCCTGGCCCTGGCAGAAGCAAGTGGAAGGGTAATGCGCTGCGGGTCTGCGGCTCACCTGTTCGATGGTGAGGCACTGCGCCTCACTGGCCCGCGCGAGGTCGTCGTACCGCGCGTTGATCCGCCGCTGCAGCGGGCCAGCCACGGAGGCGAGCGGGAACTCAGGCCGGCGGGGGAGCAGCGCCTCCTTCCCCGCCGTCTTCGCGGCGGCGTCCCGGTCCCCGTCCGCGCCGTGGCCACCACCTTCCGCCGCCGCCCCCTCCTCGTGCCGCCGCTTCCTCcgggccctcctcctcctccgctggTTCTGCGGCCGctccccgccgccgccttcctcctcctccgcctcccccgCGGCGGCCGCCTCGAGCGGCGGCGGGACTTGCTGCCGGGGCCTGCGGCGGCCGAGGACGTGAAGGCAGAGCGCTGCCACGGCGAGGACAAAGATGAGGAGGATGAGCCCCGCGAGCGCTATCGTCTGCGGCGGTGCGGCCATTGGCGGCGGGCGCGCGTCATCCCCAGTCGGGGCGTGCTGCGATTTCCGCTTGCTCGTTTCTTTTTTCTCTCCTCACTTTACTTTTTTTTCGTAGGAGTGCGCGCGCCGTGTGCTTGCGTGGGGCGGACTTGGAATTGGGATTCACTCGGCGCCGCGTTTTTTAAAAGCGTCGGGCCTCGGGCGGCACAGCCTCGTGAGGTGGTGGAGTTGTTCCCAGCGGCGGCTTACGCGGCCCGCGCACTTGCAGTTGCACGACACGACTTGCTTCCGCCGTGTCGTTCGTTCGGATAAGGAGGAGGAGAGCTTCTGAGCCTGTGAGGCCTGAGCtggttgctggcttgctgccCATGCCGGTTCGCCGCCGGCTTGGGGAACCAGATTGCTCCGGAATGCTTCCAACTTCTGTTACTTGGGGGATTCTACCTTGCAAAACCCTGTTAATAAGCTTTGGATCAGAAAGTTCAGAACTGTGGGCGCTGTGGCCCTGCTCCTGCATACAGATACAGGAACCAAAACAAAGGAACACATTTCAGTTGGACGACATTCAAATTAATACGCAGTGCATAAAACTGCCGAGGCTATTCATTCCCACAGCATCTTAGCGCTCAGAGCTTTAGCTTGTCAACAGAAATCACAGGaaggaaacagaagaaaaaaaGGGCGTGTGTACAAACAGAATCATCACAGGTTGCAAGAAATTCGCATGACATGGTTAATTACCTACACGAATTTCGGTCGATTACAACACCCCAAATCGGGCCTTGTTTTATGTGTCATTCACCAATCACTGAAGATTAAGATCTCCCACACTCGAGCTTCTTTGCAAACATCAATCTATCATACTCGCAAGCCCCAGGTCAGCCCAGACATTCAGAGTCTTTATTTTCGCAGAGTCTCCAGAGTTTGTGCATATCTATGATGCCCCATTCGCAGAAACATGCTGATGAATATACGGTGGTGGTGTTCGCTAACCATTTGCTACCAGTCTCGCTATTGCATCTGCATGCACTGTGACTCATGCGTCCTCCTCTCGGTCGCTGGGGTCAACACTAAAGAGAAACCTTTGTGCAAGCGTGATACCAATATCGTTACACCTCGGAGCTGTTCACTTTGTTGCAGGTTGTGGAGGTGTGGCAGAAGCGGGGGTTGTTTTCCTGCCAAAGATAGTTCATTAGTTTGAGCCCACTCCTCCTAAAAGACTTTGAAAATAGTACTTATCGACCAAGGATGCTTTACTGGAAACTTGAGCGCAGCTCGTCTGCAATATGTTGTGAAGAGGCACCACTTGTGAAGCCCAATTGAAACATCAGTTGCTCTAACCGTTTGAAATTTGTGAGGTAAAGATATCCAATCTAACAGAAAACAACATCAACAATGTGACAATTATTCTAAACACAAATTGCAGCATAGAACAGAATAATACGCAATTTTAGAGTATTGCA carries:
- the LOC136530988 gene encoding uncharacterized protein — translated: MAAPPQTIALAGLILLIFVLAVAALCLHVLGRRRPRQQVPPPLEAAAAGEAEEEEGGGGERPQNQRRRRRARRKRRHEEGAAAEGGGHGADGDRDAAAKTAGKEALLPRRPEFPLASVAGPLQRRINARYDDLARASEAQCLTIEQVNEFVNCLIDARNELLQRYENVQRSFKIKKAMLSNHRNCRSSYERLFEQVRRLETGRDNLKKDAAIYNYIQERLQKSPAYKMIMELSAMEMEAQEISFEELLAKEKEDTAFWQRNGKLRSFSSK